The following proteins come from a genomic window of Nostoc sp. TCL26-01:
- a CDS encoding Lin0512 family protein: MALKRLIIEMGMGVDQHGQEPTVAAARAVRNAIAHNALPGVWEVAGLSHPNEMIVEVQIAVPYPEQVREEEVLAVLPFGRKSLTVESGGMVVQGRAIPELQDKNDEMLVAIASVTVLVEIN; the protein is encoded by the coding sequence GTGGCTTTAAAGCGTTTGATTATTGAAATGGGGATGGGAGTAGATCAGCATGGACAAGAACCGACAGTAGCAGCAGCAAGGGCTGTGCGTAATGCGATCGCACATAATGCTTTACCCGGTGTTTGGGAAGTCGCTGGTTTAAGTCATCCCAATGAAATGATTGTCGAGGTTCAGATAGCAGTACCCTATCCTGAACAAGTCAGAGAAGAAGAAGTACTAGCTGTATTACCTTTCGGGCGCAAAAGCCTGACTGTGGAATCTGGCGGTATGGTAGTTCAAGGGCGTGCTATCCCGGAACTTCAAGATAAAAATGATGAGATGCTAGTAGCGATCGCATCTGTAACAGTTTTAGTGGAAATTAATTAA
- a CDS encoding hybrid sensor histidine kinase/response regulator, giving the protein MLDTWTLLIIDDCAADRKIYRRYLLKDPHQSYQIWEADCAAEAIALCQEKHFDVILLDICLPDMSGLELLDQLKQYMFTAPAPVGVIVLTGRGDEEIAVQAMKRGALDYLVKQQLKPDVLQPAVRNAIKQLWLQTQLNKTQERQRLIATTALRIRQSLNLEEILHTVVSEIQQLLKSDRLWRGVSHRVMVYQFTSDTSGKIVASSVDSSQIAGMCFCVTSPIDNSLQCICYEGDWGLGIGDKSIQNSKFKIQNEGRGQGDKEIILSPHPPLSPSPDPLSPIPHLVVPININNSGTTKLWGLLIAHHDSDTRQWQADDVEMLSEVSVQLAIAIQQAELLAKTQAALKKEQQLNALKSQIIATVSHEYRTPLTSILAAASTLVKHGQQLDESKQQKFMHIIEQKARYMSELVDSMLLVDQMDLAPAKFKPISLDLQQFFWELIEQEREVLGKNHEIIGKITGSITEFWGDRGLLQQIFVNLISNAVKYSPDGGTIEFHLIDQESQVIFHITDQGIGIPPGEQENLFQSLSRGSNVGTISGTGLGLAIAKACVDLHGGDINLSSQIGQGTTVTVSLPKQINTWGARVSPVEVSAE; this is encoded by the coding sequence CTGGATATTTGCTTGCCTGATATGAGTGGGCTAGAACTTTTAGATCAACTCAAACAGTATATGTTTACGGCTCCTGCACCTGTGGGTGTAATAGTCTTAACAGGGCGTGGTGATGAAGAAATCGCTGTGCAAGCGATGAAGCGAGGTGCGTTAGATTATTTAGTTAAACAACAACTTAAACCCGATGTATTACAACCAGCAGTCCGTAATGCCATCAAGCAATTATGGTTGCAGACTCAATTAAACAAAACTCAAGAACGACAGCGCCTCATTGCCACAACTGCCTTACGAATTCGCCAATCTTTAAACTTAGAGGAAATACTACACACCGTTGTATCAGAAATACAACAACTTTTGAAAAGCGATCGCCTCTGGCGCGGTGTCAGCCATCGCGTTATGGTCTATCAGTTTACCTCAGACACAAGCGGTAAGATAGTCGCCTCCTCCGTTGACTCCAGCCAAATTGCGGGAATGTGCTTTTGCGTCACTTCTCCAATAGATAATAGCCTGCAATGTATTTGCTATGAAGGGGATTGGGGATTGGGAATTGGGGACAAATCAATTCAAAATTCAAAATTCAAAATTCAAAATGAAGGAAGGGGACAAGGAGATAAGGAGATAATTCTTTCCCCCCATCCCCCCCTCTCCCCCTCTCCCGATCCCCTCTCCCCAATACCTCATCTAGTAGTTCCCATTAATATTAATAACAGTGGCACTACTAAGCTTTGGGGTTTGTTGATTGCTCATCACGATTCAGACACGCGACAATGGCAAGCTGATGATGTAGAAATGCTCTCGGAAGTTTCAGTGCAACTAGCGATCGCTATTCAACAAGCAGAATTACTGGCTAAAACTCAAGCAGCCCTGAAAAAAGAACAGCAACTCAACGCTTTAAAATCCCAAATCATTGCTACAGTTTCCCACGAGTATCGGACACCGTTAACTTCCATCTTGGCAGCAGCATCAACACTAGTCAAACATGGCCAGCAACTAGATGAATCTAAACAGCAAAAGTTTATGCACATTATTGAGCAAAAAGCAAGATATATGTCTGAACTTGTGGACAGTATGCTTTTAGTTGATCAGATGGATTTAGCTCCAGCCAAGTTTAAGCCTATCTCACTTGATTTGCAGCAATTCTTCTGGGAACTCATCGAACAAGAGAGAGAAGTTTTAGGGAAAAATCACGAAATAATAGGGAAAATTACTGGAAGTATTACAGAATTTTGGGGCGATCGCGGACTTTTACAACAAATATTTGTTAATTTAATATCCAACGCCGTTAAGTATTCTCCAGATGGCGGTACGATAGAATTCCATCTCATTGACCAGGAATCACAAGTCATATTTCACATCACAGATCAAGGAATTGGCATACCACCAGGAGAACAAGAAAACCTCTTTCAATCTTTGAGTCGTGGCAGTAATGTTGGTACAATCTCCGGCACAGGCTTAGGACTAGCGATCGCAAAAGCTTGTGTTGATTTACACGGCGGTGATATCAACCTGTCCAGCCAAATAGGACAAGGAACAACAGTAACAGTCAGCTTACCAAAGCAAATCAACACATGGGGAGCAAGAGTTTCTCCCGTTGAGGTGAGTGCTGAGTGA
- a CDS encoding nuclear transport factor 2 family protein, protein MPHETIEQVIAAYFANIAAMNPEGWIDNFAEDAVSHDPVGEPPTKVHEGYQQFIGQLQAVFAKLEATTEHIFIAANEAAVKWTMSGVSKSGKSVTFAGITIFEVNAAGKIQTTRAYWHPAQMIAQLR, encoded by the coding sequence ATGCCACACGAAACCATTGAACAGGTGATTGCTGCCTACTTTGCCAATATTGCCGCGATGAATCCAGAAGGCTGGATAGATAACTTTGCTGAAGATGCTGTGAGTCACGATCCTGTGGGAGAACCACCCACAAAGGTTCATGAAGGATATCAACAATTCATCGGACAATTGCAGGCGGTGTTTGCGAAACTGGAGGCGACAACCGAGCATATATTTATTGCTGCTAATGAAGCCGCAGTTAAGTGGACAATGTCTGGAGTTAGTAAGAGTGGTAAATCAGTAACATTTGCCGGCATTACAATTTTTGAGGTTAATGCAGCAGGGAAAATACAAACGACTCGTGCTTATTGGCATCCAGCACAGATGATTGCCCAACTACGTTAG
- the truB gene encoding tRNA pseudouridine(55) synthase TruB, producing the protein MTNGFINLNKPFDWTSHDCVARVRKLLRLKRVGHAGTLDPAATGVLPIALGKATRLLQYLPGDKAYQATIRLGVRTTTDDLQGEIITSQPITGLSLADVETALTKFIGKIEQIPPIYSAIQVAGQRLYDLARKGETIDVPSRIVEIFKIEILDWREGDFPELDVAIACGSGTYIRAIARDLGAVFNTGGTLAALTRTHSSGFDLTNALTLTDLETQLQANTFQLVSPDAPLQHLPAVTLPTISAQKWCQGQRISLTPEMTSKVRVYTDETRFLGIGEFAEGVLIPQMVFEPVS; encoded by the coding sequence ATGACCAACGGTTTTATCAATCTCAACAAACCCTTTGATTGGACTTCCCACGACTGTGTGGCGCGGGTGCGAAAACTGCTGCGTCTTAAACGTGTGGGACACGCAGGAACTTTAGATCCCGCCGCTACTGGTGTGTTACCAATTGCATTGGGTAAAGCTACCAGATTATTGCAGTATCTCCCAGGCGACAAAGCTTATCAAGCGACTATTCGTTTGGGTGTGCGTACCACAACCGATGATTTACAAGGCGAAATCATTACTTCCCAACCTATCACGGGATTGAGTTTAGCCGATGTGGAAACTGCACTGACAAAATTTATCGGGAAGATTGAGCAAATACCGCCAATTTATAGTGCTATTCAAGTTGCAGGACAACGTCTGTATGATTTGGCACGTAAAGGTGAAACAATAGACGTGCCATCACGAATAGTAGAAATTTTTAAGATAGAGATTTTAGATTGGAGAGAAGGAGATTTTCCCGAATTAGATGTGGCGATCGCCTGTGGTAGTGGTACATATATTAGAGCGATCGCTCGTGATTTAGGTGCTGTGTTCAATACTGGCGGAACTCTCGCTGCTTTAACTCGCACACATAGCAGTGGTTTTGATTTAACCAATGCTCTCACCTTGACAGACTTAGAAACTCAACTGCAAGCTAACACATTTCAACTAGTCTCTCCTGATGCACCTTTACAACATTTACCCGCAGTGACGTTACCAACCATCTCTGCACAAAAATGGTGTCAAGGACAGCGAATTTCCCTCACTCCGGAAATGACTAGTAAAGTCCGAGTCTACACAGATGAAACTCGTTTTTTAGGTATTGGCGAATTCGCAGAAGGTGTATTAATTCCCCAGATGGTTTTTGAACCAGTTTCTTGA